In one Balaenoptera ricei isolate mBalRic1 chromosome 20, mBalRic1.hap2, whole genome shotgun sequence genomic region, the following are encoded:
- the DVL2 gene encoding segment polarity protein dishevelled homolog DVL-2 isoform X5: MAGSGAGGGGVGETKVIYHLDEEETPYLVKIPVPAERITLGDFKSVLQRPAGAKYFFKSMDQDFGVVKEEISDDNARLPCFNGRVVSWLVSSDNPQPETAPPAHEPRTDPAPPPPPVPPLPPERTSGIGDSRPPSFHPNVSSSRENLEPETETESVVSLRRERPRRRDSTGGHRPSGPSRLERHLAGYESSSTLMTSELESTSLGDSDEEDTMSRFSSSTEQSSASRLLKRHRRRRKQRPPRLERASSFSSVTDSTMSLNIITVTLNMEKYNFLGISIVGQSNERGDGGIYIGSIMKGGAVAADGRIEPGDMLLQVNDMNFENMSNDDAVRVLRDIVHKPGPIVLTVAKCWDPSPQAYFTLPRNEPIQPIDPAAWVSHSAALTGTFPAYPGSSSMSTITSGSSLPDGCEGRGLSIHTDMASVTKAMAAPESGLEVRDRMWLKITIPNAFLGSDVVDWLYHHVEGFPERREARKYASGLLKAGLIRHTVNKITFSEQCYYVFGDLSGGCESYLVNLSLNDNDGSSGASDQDTLAPLPGATPWPLLPTFSYQYPAPHPYSPQPPPYHELSSYTYGGGSASSQHSEGSRSSGSTRSDGGAGRTGRPEERAPESKSGSGSESEPSSRGGSLRRGGEPGGTGDGGPPPSRGSSGGAPNLRAHPGLHPYGPPPGMALPYNPMMVVMMPPPPPPVPPAVQPPGAPPVRDLGSVPPELTASRQSFHMAMGNPSEFFVDVM; the protein is encoded by the exons ATGGCGGGCAGCGGCGCCGGGGGTGGTGGTGTCGGGGAGACGAAGGTGATTTACCACCTGGATGAAGAAGAGACTCCCTACCTGGTGAAGATCCCCGTCCCCGCCGAGCGCATCACCCTCGGCGATTTCAAGAGCGTCTTGCAGCGGCCCGCGGGCGCTAAGTACTTTTTCAAGTCTATGGATCAGGATTTCGG GGTGGTGAAGGAGGAGATTTCAGATGACAATGCTCGCCTTCCCTGCTTCAACGGAAGGGTGGTATCCTGG TTAGTGTCATCAGATAACCCCCAACCTGAGACGGCCCCCCCAGCCCACGAGCCTCGGACAGACCCGGCGCCTCCACCGCCGCCTGTACCCCCTCTGCCACCGGAGAGGACCAGTGGCATTGGAGACTCCAGGCCTCCATCCTTCCA CCCTAACGTGTCCAGCAGCCGGGAAAATCTGGAGCCcgagacagaaacagagtcagTGGTGTCTCTGAGGCGGGAGCGACCTCGCAGGCGAGACAGCA CGGGGGGCCACCGGCCCAGCGGCCCCTCGAGGCTGGAGCGCCACCTGGCAGGGTACGAGAGctcctccaccctcatgaccagCGAGCTGGAGAGCACCAGCCTGGGGGACTCGGACGAGGAGGACACCATGAGCAG GTTCAGCAGCTCCACGGAGCAGAGCAGCGCCTCCCGCCTCCTCAAGCGCCACCGGCGGCGGAGGAAACAGCGGCCACCCCGCCTGGAGAGG GCCTCATCCTTCAGCAGCGTCACCGATTCCACCATGTCTCTCAACATCATCACAGTCACGCTCAACATGG AGAAGTACAACTTCCTGGGCATCTCCATCGTGGGTCAGAGCAACGAGCGGGGAGATGGAGGCATCTATATCGGCTCCATCATGAAGGGTGGGGCTGTGGCGGCCGACGGGCGCATTGAGCCCGGGGACATGCTTTTGCAG GTGAACGACATGAACTTTGAGAACATGAGCAACGACGATGCGGTGCGGGTGCTGAGGGATATCGTGCACAAGCCGGG CCCCATCGTGCTGACTGTAGCCAAGTGCTGGGATCCCTCTCCCCAGGCCTATTTCACTCTCCCCCGAA ATGAGCCCATCCAGCCGATTGACCCTGCTGCCTGGGTCTCACACTCTGCTGCTCTGACTGGCACCTTCCCAGCCTATCCAGGCTCCTCGTCCATGAGCACCATCACATCTGGGTCCTCTCTTCCTGATG GCTGTGAGGGCCGGGGCCTCTCCATCCATACAGACATGGCATCTGTGACCAAGGCCATGGCGGCTCCAGAGTCTGGACTGGAAGTTCGGGACCGCATGTGGCTCAAGATCACCATCCCTAACGCCTTTCTGG GCTCGGACGTCGTTGACTGGCTCTACCATCACGTGGAGGGCTTTCCTGAGCGGCGGGAGGCCCGAAAGTATGCCAGCGGGCTGCTCAAGGCAGGCCTTATCCGGCACACCGTGAACAAGATCACCTTCTCTGAGCAGTGCTATTACGTCTTTGGAGACCTCAGTGGCGGCTGTGAGAGTT ACCTAGTCAACCTGTCTCTGAATGACAACGATGGCTCCAGTGGCGCTTCGGACCAGGACACCTTGGCTCCTTTGCCCGGGGCCACTCCCTGGCCCCTGCTGCCCACCTTCTCCTACCAGTACCCAGCCCCGCATCCATACagtccccagcccccaccctACCACGAGCTCTCGTCCTACACCTACGGCGGAGGCAGTGCCAGCAGCCAGCACAGTGAGG gGAGCCGGAGCAGTGGGTCGACACGAAGCGATGGGGGGGCGGGCCGcacagggaggcctgaggagcgGGCCCCTGAGTCCAAGTCTGGCAGCGGCAGTGAGTCTGAGCCTTCCAGCCGGGGCGGCAGCCTTCGGCGGGGCGGGGAACCTGGTGGGACTGGTGATGGGGGCCCTCCCCCATCCAGGGGCTCATCAGGAGGTGCTCCCAATCTCCGAGCCCACCCAGGGCTCCATCCCTATGGCCCACCTCCTGGCATGGCCCTCCCGTATAACCCCATGATGGTGGTCATgatgccccctcccccgccccctgtcCCTCCAGCAGTGCAGCCTCCAGGGGCCCCTCCAGTCAGAGACCTGGGCTCCGTGCCCCCAGAGCTGACAGCCAGCCGCCAAAGCTTCCACATGGCCATGGGCAACCCCAGTGAGTTCTTTGTGGATGTTATGTAG